In a genomic window of Candidatus Zixiibacteriota bacterium:
- a CDS encoding aconitate hydratase (Catalyzes the conversion of citrate to isocitrate) → KEFAKRAKEAHTFTIVGGENYGQGSSREHAALAPMYLGLQFVIAKNFARIHKTNLVNFGILPLTFVNPADYDKIKQEDMLEIADVTAGLKSSGNRLNVTNVTQGSSFEVQFDLSPRQVKILLAGGLLNFTKAGSN, encoded by the coding sequence ACAAGGAGTTTGCCAAGCGTGCCAAGGAAGCGCACACCTTCACGATCGTGGGCGGCGAAAATTACGGCCAGGGCAGTTCGCGCGAACACGCAGCGCTGGCGCCGATGTATCTCGGTTTGCAGTTCGTGATCGCCAAGAACTTTGCGCGCATCCACAAAACGAACCTGGTCAACTTCGGGATTCTGCCTTTGACCTTCGTGAATCCGGCGGATTACGACAAGATCAAGCAGGAGGACATGCTGGAGATCGCGGATGTCACGGCCGGCCTGAAGTCCTCCGGCAATCGTCTGAACGTGACCAACGTGACGCAAGGCAGTAGCTTTGAGGTGCAGTTCGATCTGTCACCGCGCCAGGTCAAGATCCTGTTGGCCGGCGGGCTGCTTAACTTCACCAAGGCGGGGAGTAACTGA